Proteins found in one Hemibagrus wyckioides isolate EC202008001 linkage group LG23, SWU_Hwy_1.0, whole genome shotgun sequence genomic segment:
- the lrrc31 gene encoding leucine-rich repeat-containing protein 31 isoform X1: protein MFKSVCGKSRIVFGAKSYFSTLNCINDVFVILSSNLYFFTVLSQRTFTDHGLRKSSFTERKKASVGRLFRPSESSDRKSAGIPEVRETESGKEKDGVKPGAESGDDAEISSVVGWGRVTRFVQKLGKTPDSQSLGLSHCDLTATDVVELGTLLPFLTQLEVLDLSWNDLLGSSLKALTVHMQHVSKLKVLKLSGCRLVAEDLRDLGETLDRVPLLEMLDLSWNAGIGGGNLHLLAEHLHFTGSLRELHLLDCQLSETDSVALAEALLLLPCLEVLDLSNNKLLVSALENIGSSLSSTPQLKTLKMSRCGLNQESLSILGEKMKFLVGLEHLDVSCNKECGGGFGTMASSLSFLTHLRCLDLHMCCLTEEDARTLVQVIPALSELSELDLSCNKSIGTVLRYLFPVLPLYKLKTLHLSGCSLSPEACPALAAIMPSLSQLQSLSVSWNKSVGGSLQQFVEHLQVDCKLEELKLSSCDLNTEDLLHLQSACKRGALSNLKLLDISYNGHVGDAGWVSLFREAGALKHLQELDISLRPGACMSASVWISAMMDALPQLSSLRRVSIRRWTLGSEERHKLEKSLKKRNTVLESDNMNTQNVAG from the exons ATGTTCAAGTCGGTTTGCGGTAAAAGTCGGATTGTATTTGGGGCAAAGTCTTATTTTAGCACATTAAACTGTATAAATGATGTGTTTGTAATACTTAGTTCTAATCTTTACTTTTTCACAGTTTTATCACAGAGGACTTTCACAGATCATGGACTCAG GAAATCCTCCTTCACCGAGAGGAAGAAGGCGTCCGTGGGTCGTCTGTTCCGTCCGTCTGAGAGCAGTGACAGGAAGAGTGCAGGGATTCCCGAGGTCAGAGAGACGGAGAGCGGCAAGGAGAAGGACGGCGTGAAACCCGGGGCCG AGAGCGGCGATGATGCCGAGATCTCCTCCGTGGTGGGATGGGGTCGCGTCACGCGGTTCGTCCAGAAGCTCGGCAAAACTCCAGACAGCCAGAGCCTCGGTCTGAGCCACTGCGACCTGACCGCCACAGACGTGGTGGAGCTGG GAACCCTGCTGCCGTTCCTCACCCAGCTGGAGGTCCTGGATCTCTCCTGGAACGATCTGCTCGGTTCTTCTCTGAAAGCTCTGACCGTCCACATGCAGCACGTCAGCAAGCTGAAGGTTCTGAAACTGAGCGGCTGCAGGCTCGTGGCCGAAGACCTCCGAGATCTGG GAGAGACTCTGGATCGTGTTCCTTTGTTGGAAATGTTGGATTTGTCCTGGAACGCTGGGATCGGAGGAGGAAATCTTCATCTACTCGCCGAACACCTCCACTTTACCGGCTCTCTGAGGGAGCTTCATCTGCTCGACTGCCAGCTTTCAGAGACGGACAGTGTGGCACTGG CTGAGGCGCTTTTACTCTTGCCGTGTCTGGAGGTTTTGGATTTGTCTAATAACAAGCTGCTGGTGAGTGCCTTGGAGAACATCGGCTCTTCTCTGAGCTCCACTCCACAGCTGAAGACTCTGAAGATGAGCAGGTGTGGACTGAATCAGGAAAGCCTCTCTATCCTCG GAGAGAAGATGAAGTTCCTGGTGGGTTTGGAGCACCTGGACGTCTCGTGTAATAAAGAGTGTGGAGGTGGATTCGGCACCATGGCGTCCAGTTTGTCTTTCCTCACACATCTGAGATGTTTGGACCTGCACATGTGCTGTCTGACGGAGGAGGACGCTCGGACGCTGG TCCAGGTTATTCCTGCTCTCAGTGAACTCTCTGAACTTGATCTGTCTTGtaacaaaagtattggcaccgtGCTCCGGTATCTCTTCCCTGTCCTTCCCCTCTACAAGCTGAAGACACTTCACCTGAGCGGCTGCAGTCTGAGTCCTGAGGCCTGTCCGGCTTTAG ctgccATCATGCCGTCACTCTCACAGCTGCAGAGTCTCAGTGTGTCGTGGAATAAAAGTGTTGGTGGAAGTCTGCAGCAGTTTGTGGAGCATCTCCAGGTGGACTGTAAACTGGAGGAACTGAAGCTGAGTAGCTGTGACCTGAACACTGAAGACCTGCTGCACTTAC aatcagcATGTAAACGTGGAGCTTTGTCGAATCTGAAGCTTTTAGACATTTCGTATAACGGCCATGTGGGAGACGCTGGCTGGGTCTCACTCTTCAGAGAAGCAGGAGCGCTGAAACACCTGCAGGAGCTGGACATCAGCCTGCGTCCTGGCGCCTGCATGTCTGCGTCTGTGTGGATTTCGGCTATGATGGACGCTCTTCCTCAGCTGTCGTCGCTCCGGCGTGTGTCTATACGGCGCTGGACTCTCGGCTCCGAGGAGAGACACAAACTGGAGAAGAGCCTGAAGAAGAGGAACACCGTGCTGGAGAGTGATAACATGAACACGCAGAACGTTGCAGGTTAA
- the lrrc31 gene encoding leucine-rich repeat-containing protein 31 isoform X2, which produces MDSGSVCVSAEQQKGRETSHRRSPLDLIINPFRRKSSFTERKKASVGRLFRPSESSDRKSAGIPEVRETESGKEKDGVKPGAESGDDAEISSVVGWGRVTRFVQKLGKTPDSQSLGLSHCDLTATDVVELGTLLPFLTQLEVLDLSWNDLLGSSLKALTVHMQHVSKLKVLKLSGCRLVAEDLRDLGETLDRVPLLEMLDLSWNAGIGGGNLHLLAEHLHFTGSLRELHLLDCQLSETDSVALAEALLLLPCLEVLDLSNNKLLVSALENIGSSLSSTPQLKTLKMSRCGLNQESLSILGEKMKFLVGLEHLDVSCNKECGGGFGTMASSLSFLTHLRCLDLHMCCLTEEDARTLVQVIPALSELSELDLSCNKSIGTVLRYLFPVLPLYKLKTLHLSGCSLSPEACPALAAIMPSLSQLQSLSVSWNKSVGGSLQQFVEHLQVDCKLEELKLSSCDLNTEDLLHLQSACKRGALSNLKLLDISYNGHVGDAGWVSLFREAGALKHLQELDISLRPGACMSASVWISAMMDALPQLSSLRRVSIRRWTLGSEERHKLEKSLKKRNTVLESDNMNTQNVAG; this is translated from the exons ATGGACTCAG GaagtgtttgtgtctcagctgAGCAGCAGAAAGGACGCGAGACATCTCACAGAAGATCTCCGCTGGATCTGATCATCAATCCGTTCCGCAGGAAATCCTCCTTCACCGAGAGGAAGAAGGCGTCCGTGGGTCGTCTGTTCCGTCCGTCTGAGAGCAGTGACAGGAAGAGTGCAGGGATTCCCGAGGTCAGAGAGACGGAGAGCGGCAAGGAGAAGGACGGCGTGAAACCCGGGGCCG AGAGCGGCGATGATGCCGAGATCTCCTCCGTGGTGGGATGGGGTCGCGTCACGCGGTTCGTCCAGAAGCTCGGCAAAACTCCAGACAGCCAGAGCCTCGGTCTGAGCCACTGCGACCTGACCGCCACAGACGTGGTGGAGCTGG GAACCCTGCTGCCGTTCCTCACCCAGCTGGAGGTCCTGGATCTCTCCTGGAACGATCTGCTCGGTTCTTCTCTGAAAGCTCTGACCGTCCACATGCAGCACGTCAGCAAGCTGAAGGTTCTGAAACTGAGCGGCTGCAGGCTCGTGGCCGAAGACCTCCGAGATCTGG GAGAGACTCTGGATCGTGTTCCTTTGTTGGAAATGTTGGATTTGTCCTGGAACGCTGGGATCGGAGGAGGAAATCTTCATCTACTCGCCGAACACCTCCACTTTACCGGCTCTCTGAGGGAGCTTCATCTGCTCGACTGCCAGCTTTCAGAGACGGACAGTGTGGCACTGG CTGAGGCGCTTTTACTCTTGCCGTGTCTGGAGGTTTTGGATTTGTCTAATAACAAGCTGCTGGTGAGTGCCTTGGAGAACATCGGCTCTTCTCTGAGCTCCACTCCACAGCTGAAGACTCTGAAGATGAGCAGGTGTGGACTGAATCAGGAAAGCCTCTCTATCCTCG GAGAGAAGATGAAGTTCCTGGTGGGTTTGGAGCACCTGGACGTCTCGTGTAATAAAGAGTGTGGAGGTGGATTCGGCACCATGGCGTCCAGTTTGTCTTTCCTCACACATCTGAGATGTTTGGACCTGCACATGTGCTGTCTGACGGAGGAGGACGCTCGGACGCTGG TCCAGGTTATTCCTGCTCTCAGTGAACTCTCTGAACTTGATCTGTCTTGtaacaaaagtattggcaccgtGCTCCGGTATCTCTTCCCTGTCCTTCCCCTCTACAAGCTGAAGACACTTCACCTGAGCGGCTGCAGTCTGAGTCCTGAGGCCTGTCCGGCTTTAG ctgccATCATGCCGTCACTCTCACAGCTGCAGAGTCTCAGTGTGTCGTGGAATAAAAGTGTTGGTGGAAGTCTGCAGCAGTTTGTGGAGCATCTCCAGGTGGACTGTAAACTGGAGGAACTGAAGCTGAGTAGCTGTGACCTGAACACTGAAGACCTGCTGCACTTAC aatcagcATGTAAACGTGGAGCTTTGTCGAATCTGAAGCTTTTAGACATTTCGTATAACGGCCATGTGGGAGACGCTGGCTGGGTCTCACTCTTCAGAGAAGCAGGAGCGCTGAAACACCTGCAGGAGCTGGACATCAGCCTGCGTCCTGGCGCCTGCATGTCTGCGTCTGTGTGGATTTCGGCTATGATGGACGCTCTTCCTCAGCTGTCGTCGCTCCGGCGTGTGTCTATACGGCGCTGGACTCTCGGCTCCGAGGAGAGACACAAACTGGAGAAGAGCCTGAAGAAGAGGAACACCGTGCTGGAGAGTGATAACATGAACACGCAGAACGTTGCAGGTTAA
- the lrrc34 gene encoding leucine-rich repeat-containing protein 34 isoform X1, with product MLNLYHFVGGVNVLNVRNNFGRASFVELARGSPVAMGTHNNQSGAFYLSDFRGVISMESLNELYSSICSDLQLSPNKYISQELKDTEKCIRDVSLGLRGNNRVEETSRLTDEDVKALSKTLRNHLHLRALDLSYNRISDEGAAHLADLIQENVALQEIDLMCNHIEAEGAERIAKSLHHNITLKRLRMTGNKMGNKGAMHFASMLQINSTLEELDMSDCDLDTQSLITFAIVLTNNRSLVSVNVSRPLLFSLQEETTVHTARMLEVNHSLKELHMGKHGMTDWGLQRLCEALISNHSLCYLDLRCNRITRDGARQLAGLLKQNNTLKILDLSFNRIEDDGAVCLSDAIMLKHTKLTASVSLPVSSSDFFVITACILFTLSSSISLSIQSNNVSTVGLLSLSKAVNTNPHLTHIYIWGNRLEEPACVAFSQLMSSGRLSERHTDMTPYTVDGRVHLAEVSNGLHGHYYWTPSYEDGDAASNTALTLNTSLHSLTELNNP from the exons ATGCTTAATCTCTATCACTTTGTCGGAGGTGTAAACGTTTTAAACGTGAGAAACAACTTCGGGAGGGCGTCGTTTGTGGAGCTCGCGCGAGGCAGTCCTGTTGCTATGGGAACACACAACAACCAAAGTGGCGCGTTTTACCTCAGTGACTTCCGTGGCGTCATTAGCATGGAGAGTCTAAATGAACTTTATTCGTCAATCTGCTCAGATCTTCAACTGTCTCcgaataaatacatttctcaaGAGCTGAAAGACACGGAGAAGTGCATCAG AGATGTGTCTCTCGGACTGAGGGGCAACAACCGAGTGGAGGAAACCAGCAGGTTAACGGATGAAGATGTTAAAGCCTTGTCTAAAACACTCCGGAATCATCTACACCTCAGAG CTTTAGACCTGAGCTACAACAGGATCTCGGATGAAGGAGCAGCTCATCTTGCAGATCTGATCCAG GAGAACGTGGCTCTGCAGGAGATCGATCTGATGTGCAACCACATTGAAGCTGAAGGTGCAGAGAGAATTGCCAAAAGTTTGCAT CACAACATAACCCTGAAGAGATTGAGAATGACGGGAAATAAGATGGGGAACAAAGGTGCCATGCACTTCGCCAGCATGCTGCAAATCAACAGCACTTTAGAAGAGCTGGATATGTCAGACTGTGACCTG GACACTCAGAGTCTGATCACATTTGCAATCGTTCTTACCAACAACAGAAGCCTCGTCTCAGTCAACGTCAGTCGTCCCCTCCTCTTCAGTCTGCAG GAGGAGACTACAGTGCACACAGCTCGCATGCTAGAGGTCAATCACAGTTTGAAGGAACTTCACATGGGCAAACATGGCATGACAGACTGGGGACTTCAGAGACTGTGTGAGGCATTAATATCCAACCACAGCCTGTGTTACCTCGACTTGCGctg CAATAGGATAACGAGGGACGGTGCAAGACAGCTGGCTGGACTcctgaaacaaaacaacacactgaaGATTCTGGACCTGTCTTTCAATCGTATCGAGGATGACGGcgcagtgtgtctgagtgaCGCCATCATGCTtaaacacaccaaactcacagcgtcagtgtcacttcctgtctccagctctgacttTTTTGTAATTACtgcatgcattttattcactttgTCTTCCTCCATCAGTCTCTCCATCCAGAGCAACAACGTGTCCACCGTCGGCCTGCTTTCTCTCAGCAAAGCCGTCAACACTAATCCTCATCTGACACACATTTACATCTGGGGGAACAGACTGGAGGAGCCGGCGTGTGTG GCGTTCTCACAGCTCATGTCATCGGGCCGTCTGTCAGAACGGCACACGGACATGACGCCGTACACGGTGGACGGGCGTGTTCACCTGGCCGAAGTGTCCAACGGGTTACACGGGCATTATTACTGGACCCCGAGCTACGAGGACGGAGACGCTGCCAGTAACACCGCTCTGACTCTAAACACATCACTCCACAGCCTTACTGAGCTCAACAACCCGTAA
- the lrrc34 gene encoding leucine-rich repeat-containing protein 34 isoform X2, with protein MLNLYHFVGGVNVLNVRNNFGRASFVELARGSPVAMGTHNNQSGAFYLSDFRGVISMESLNELYSSICSDLQLSPNKYISQELKDTEKCIRDVSLGLRGNNRVEETSRLTDEDVKALSKTLRNHLHLRALDLSYNRISDEGAAHLADLIQENVALQEIDLMCNHIEAEGAERIAKSLHHNITLKRLRMTGNKMGNKGAMHFASMLQINSTLEELDMSDCDLDTQSLITFAIVLTNNRSLVSVNVSRPLLFSLQEETTVHTARMLEVNHSLKELHMGKHGMTDWGLQRLCEALISNHSLCYLDLRCNRITRDGARQLAGLLKQNNTLKILDLSFNRIEDDGAVCLSDAIMLKHTKLTALSIQSNNVSTVGLLSLSKAVNTNPHLTHIYIWGNRLEEPACVAFSQLMSSGRLSERHTDMTPYTVDGRVHLAEVSNGLHGHYYWTPSYEDGDAASNTALTLNTSLHSLTELNNP; from the exons ATGCTTAATCTCTATCACTTTGTCGGAGGTGTAAACGTTTTAAACGTGAGAAACAACTTCGGGAGGGCGTCGTTTGTGGAGCTCGCGCGAGGCAGTCCTGTTGCTATGGGAACACACAACAACCAAAGTGGCGCGTTTTACCTCAGTGACTTCCGTGGCGTCATTAGCATGGAGAGTCTAAATGAACTTTATTCGTCAATCTGCTCAGATCTTCAACTGTCTCcgaataaatacatttctcaaGAGCTGAAAGACACGGAGAAGTGCATCAG AGATGTGTCTCTCGGACTGAGGGGCAACAACCGAGTGGAGGAAACCAGCAGGTTAACGGATGAAGATGTTAAAGCCTTGTCTAAAACACTCCGGAATCATCTACACCTCAGAG CTTTAGACCTGAGCTACAACAGGATCTCGGATGAAGGAGCAGCTCATCTTGCAGATCTGATCCAG GAGAACGTGGCTCTGCAGGAGATCGATCTGATGTGCAACCACATTGAAGCTGAAGGTGCAGAGAGAATTGCCAAAAGTTTGCAT CACAACATAACCCTGAAGAGATTGAGAATGACGGGAAATAAGATGGGGAACAAAGGTGCCATGCACTTCGCCAGCATGCTGCAAATCAACAGCACTTTAGAAGAGCTGGATATGTCAGACTGTGACCTG GACACTCAGAGTCTGATCACATTTGCAATCGTTCTTACCAACAACAGAAGCCTCGTCTCAGTCAACGTCAGTCGTCCCCTCCTCTTCAGTCTGCAG GAGGAGACTACAGTGCACACAGCTCGCATGCTAGAGGTCAATCACAGTTTGAAGGAACTTCACATGGGCAAACATGGCATGACAGACTGGGGACTTCAGAGACTGTGTGAGGCATTAATATCCAACCACAGCCTGTGTTACCTCGACTTGCGctg CAATAGGATAACGAGGGACGGTGCAAGACAGCTGGCTGGACTcctgaaacaaaacaacacactgaaGATTCTGGACCTGTCTTTCAATCGTATCGAGGATGACGGcgcagtgtgtctgagtgaCGCCATCATGCTtaaacacaccaaactcacagc TCTCTCCATCCAGAGCAACAACGTGTCCACCGTCGGCCTGCTTTCTCTCAGCAAAGCCGTCAACACTAATCCTCATCTGACACACATTTACATCTGGGGGAACAGACTGGAGGAGCCGGCGTGTGTG GCGTTCTCACAGCTCATGTCATCGGGCCGTCTGTCAGAACGGCACACGGACATGACGCCGTACACGGTGGACGGGCGTGTTCACCTGGCCGAAGTGTCCAACGGGTTACACGGGCATTATTACTGGACCCCGAGCTACGAGGACGGAGACGCTGCCAGTAACACCGCTCTGACTCTAAACACATCACTCCACAGCCTTACTGAGCTCAACAACCCGTAA
- the lrrc31 gene encoding leucine-rich repeat-containing protein 31 isoform X3, with product MDSAEQQKGRETSHRRSPLDLIINPFRRKSSFTERKKASVGRLFRPSESSDRKSAGIPEVRETESGKEKDGVKPGAESGDDAEISSVVGWGRVTRFVQKLGKTPDSQSLGLSHCDLTATDVVELGTLLPFLTQLEVLDLSWNDLLGSSLKALTVHMQHVSKLKVLKLSGCRLVAEDLRDLGETLDRVPLLEMLDLSWNAGIGGGNLHLLAEHLHFTGSLRELHLLDCQLSETDSVALAEALLLLPCLEVLDLSNNKLLVSALENIGSSLSSTPQLKTLKMSRCGLNQESLSILGEKMKFLVGLEHLDVSCNKECGGGFGTMASSLSFLTHLRCLDLHMCCLTEEDARTLVQVIPALSELSELDLSCNKSIGTVLRYLFPVLPLYKLKTLHLSGCSLSPEACPALAAIMPSLSQLQSLSVSWNKSVGGSLQQFVEHLQVDCKLEELKLSSCDLNTEDLLHLQSACKRGALSNLKLLDISYNGHVGDAGWVSLFREAGALKHLQELDISLRPGACMSASVWISAMMDALPQLSSLRRVSIRRWTLGSEERHKLEKSLKKRNTVLESDNMNTQNVAG from the exons ATGGACTCAG ctgAGCAGCAGAAAGGACGCGAGACATCTCACAGAAGATCTCCGCTGGATCTGATCATCAATCCGTTCCGCAGGAAATCCTCCTTCACCGAGAGGAAGAAGGCGTCCGTGGGTCGTCTGTTCCGTCCGTCTGAGAGCAGTGACAGGAAGAGTGCAGGGATTCCCGAGGTCAGAGAGACGGAGAGCGGCAAGGAGAAGGACGGCGTGAAACCCGGGGCCG AGAGCGGCGATGATGCCGAGATCTCCTCCGTGGTGGGATGGGGTCGCGTCACGCGGTTCGTCCAGAAGCTCGGCAAAACTCCAGACAGCCAGAGCCTCGGTCTGAGCCACTGCGACCTGACCGCCACAGACGTGGTGGAGCTGG GAACCCTGCTGCCGTTCCTCACCCAGCTGGAGGTCCTGGATCTCTCCTGGAACGATCTGCTCGGTTCTTCTCTGAAAGCTCTGACCGTCCACATGCAGCACGTCAGCAAGCTGAAGGTTCTGAAACTGAGCGGCTGCAGGCTCGTGGCCGAAGACCTCCGAGATCTGG GAGAGACTCTGGATCGTGTTCCTTTGTTGGAAATGTTGGATTTGTCCTGGAACGCTGGGATCGGAGGAGGAAATCTTCATCTACTCGCCGAACACCTCCACTTTACCGGCTCTCTGAGGGAGCTTCATCTGCTCGACTGCCAGCTTTCAGAGACGGACAGTGTGGCACTGG CTGAGGCGCTTTTACTCTTGCCGTGTCTGGAGGTTTTGGATTTGTCTAATAACAAGCTGCTGGTGAGTGCCTTGGAGAACATCGGCTCTTCTCTGAGCTCCACTCCACAGCTGAAGACTCTGAAGATGAGCAGGTGTGGACTGAATCAGGAAAGCCTCTCTATCCTCG GAGAGAAGATGAAGTTCCTGGTGGGTTTGGAGCACCTGGACGTCTCGTGTAATAAAGAGTGTGGAGGTGGATTCGGCACCATGGCGTCCAGTTTGTCTTTCCTCACACATCTGAGATGTTTGGACCTGCACATGTGCTGTCTGACGGAGGAGGACGCTCGGACGCTGG TCCAGGTTATTCCTGCTCTCAGTGAACTCTCTGAACTTGATCTGTCTTGtaacaaaagtattggcaccgtGCTCCGGTATCTCTTCCCTGTCCTTCCCCTCTACAAGCTGAAGACACTTCACCTGAGCGGCTGCAGTCTGAGTCCTGAGGCCTGTCCGGCTTTAG ctgccATCATGCCGTCACTCTCACAGCTGCAGAGTCTCAGTGTGTCGTGGAATAAAAGTGTTGGTGGAAGTCTGCAGCAGTTTGTGGAGCATCTCCAGGTGGACTGTAAACTGGAGGAACTGAAGCTGAGTAGCTGTGACCTGAACACTGAAGACCTGCTGCACTTAC aatcagcATGTAAACGTGGAGCTTTGTCGAATCTGAAGCTTTTAGACATTTCGTATAACGGCCATGTGGGAGACGCTGGCTGGGTCTCACTCTTCAGAGAAGCAGGAGCGCTGAAACACCTGCAGGAGCTGGACATCAGCCTGCGTCCTGGCGCCTGCATGTCTGCGTCTGTGTGGATTTCGGCTATGATGGACGCTCTTCCTCAGCTGTCGTCGCTCCGGCGTGTGTCTATACGGCGCTGGACTCTCGGCTCCGAGGAGAGACACAAACTGGAGAAGAGCCTGAAGAAGAGGAACACCGTGCTGGAGAGTGATAACATGAACACGCAGAACGTTGCAGGTTAA